The following are encoded in a window of Cardinium endosymbiont cEper1 of Encarsia pergandiella genomic DNA:
- a CDS encoding VapE domain-containing protein yields MLTKEKILEKAGGEGHLIRHLVPTFNPNIRKKNYKSIFSEKDNRPSMSIFSDNQGKWFYKSFNTGHQGDAFKMWADFYGLDCITQFREVLAVINQEMCLGLDSVQNIKVIPKPVLLKLSSDKKSESSLPSQTLSIEYIPSDSESIISNIYLKYWSQYGITQSVLDHFDVRQVSYLSYISNSGRFLSFKYFEKNQIVSAYHIDGRVKVYIPEIESSFSSDFSFKGQKKSFSYKNQTKEDVFGLSQLLKGTLDYILFLAGEKDTMSAYSQGFINVISLQSENQMPSDDLLKSLRTRTSVLLSCYDNDQAGKNASKKLSDSYGIVSISLPEEVKDISDYFQKYNSANFQFLLDEGIRKSKLISIKPVTSAKVEKTVSNKRITVKDYLRNKFNFRLNVFTKELEISIKRNSGIWDEVNISELRDNLSMHGIDCSRELLSCVLTSFFVKRFNPIEEYFLSFEGKEFDSNKDYIRQLSSYVHLKYPTYENKLYWYTHLKKWMIRAIRTLFNPDGINKHALILCSLKEGIGKSYFCEFLCPLPIIKYYTSSSNKDSEKDLQKALIRNFIINLEELHQLNASPEFIKGWLSQRYINVRFPFQEKETFACRIASFLGSSNNIEFLRSEMGYSRWIGFEVQSIDFLGKEARYVVERSWEQAYHLYKLDEESGELSMDEVEELETRSDSFTNKSTEAELIIRNLLPSTKEEGEFMTATDILIYLQNIVGITIRLNTKLVGSALRKAGFERINHRTVKGPLYGYFVKRV; encoded by the coding sequence ATGTTGACAAAAGAAAAAATCCTTGAAAAGGCAGGAGGAGAGGGACACCTCATCCGCCATTTAGTTCCTACATTTAATCCAAATATAAGGAAAAAAAATTATAAATCTATTTTTTCTGAAAAGGATAATCGTCCTTCAATGAGTATTTTCTCTGATAATCAAGGAAAATGGTTTTATAAAAGTTTTAACACAGGTCACCAAGGAGATGCCTTTAAAATGTGGGCAGATTTCTATGGGTTAGATTGTATAACACAATTTAGAGAAGTGTTGGCAGTAATTAACCAAGAGATGTGTTTAGGGTTAGATAGTGTCCAAAATATAAAAGTTATTCCAAAACCTGTTTTACTGAAATTATCTTCAGATAAGAAATCAGAATCCTCTTTACCTTCCCAAACACTATCTATTGAATATATACCATCCGATTCAGAGTCTATTATATCTAATATATATCTGAAATACTGGTCACAATATGGTATTACGCAGTCTGTTCTAGATCATTTTGATGTAAGACAAGTAAGCTATTTGTCTTATATAAGTAATTCAGGTAGATTTTTATCTTTTAAATATTTTGAAAAGAATCAAATTGTATCAGCGTATCACATAGATGGTCGAGTTAAGGTATATATTCCAGAGATAGAATCTTCTTTTTCTAGTGATTTTTCTTTTAAAGGGCAAAAAAAATCATTTTCCTATAAAAACCAAACTAAAGAAGATGTGTTTGGTCTATCCCAATTGCTGAAAGGAACTTTAGACTATATATTGTTTTTGGCTGGTGAAAAAGACACAATGTCTGCTTATTCTCAAGGTTTTATCAATGTTATTTCTTTACAGTCAGAAAATCAAATGCCCAGTGATGATTTGCTGAAAAGTTTACGTACTAGGACTTCTGTATTGTTAAGCTGTTATGATAATGACCAGGCTGGTAAAAATGCTTCTAAGAAGCTATCGGATTCTTATGGGATTGTGTCTATTTCACTTCCTGAAGAAGTTAAAGATATATCAGATTATTTTCAGAAATATAATTCTGCTAATTTTCAGTTTTTATTAGATGAAGGTATTAGAAAATCGAAATTAATTTCTATAAAACCTGTTACTTCTGCTAAGGTTGAGAAAACAGTTAGTAATAAACGTATTACAGTGAAAGACTATTTGAGGAATAAGTTTAACTTTCGTTTAAATGTATTTACTAAGGAGCTTGAGATCAGTATTAAAAGGAATAGTGGTATATGGGATGAAGTTAACATTAGTGAGCTAAGAGATAATTTGAGTATGCATGGTATTGATTGCTCTCGGGAATTACTTAGTTGCGTATTAACGTCATTTTTTGTAAAACGTTTTAATCCTATAGAGGAATATTTTTTATCTTTTGAAGGCAAAGAGTTTGATAGTAATAAAGATTATATTCGTCAGTTATCTAGTTATGTTCATTTAAAATATCCAACTTATGAAAATAAACTCTACTGGTATACCCATCTTAAGAAATGGATGATTAGAGCCATACGAACTCTTTTTAATCCTGATGGCATAAATAAACATGCCTTAATTTTATGCTCTCTTAAAGAGGGTATAGGTAAGAGTTATTTTTGTGAGTTTTTATGTCCTCTTCCTATAATAAAGTATTATACTTCTAGTTCGAATAAAGATAGTGAGAAAGATTTACAGAAAGCGCTTATAAGGAACTTCATTATTAATCTAGAAGAGTTGCATCAGCTTAATGCTAGTCCAGAGTTTATTAAAGGGTGGTTGTCGCAACGATATATAAATGTACGTTTTCCATTTCAAGAAAAAGAGACTTTTGCATGCCGTATAGCGTCCTTTTTGGGAAGCTCAAATAATATTGAGTTTTTACGATCAGAAATGGGTTATAGTAGGTGGATCGGTTTTGAGGTACAATCTATTGATTTTTTAGGTAAGGAAGCAAGGTATGTGGTAGAAAGATCGTGGGAACAAGCTTATCATTTGTATAAATTGGATGAAGAAAGTGGTGAATTAAGTATGGATGAAGTTGAAGAGTTAGAAACACGTTCTGATAGTTTTACAAATAAGTCTACAGAAGCTGAATTGATAATTAGGAATCTTTTACCTTCTACTAAAGAAGAAGGTGAATTTATGACAGCTACAGATATCCTTATATATTTGCAAAATATAGTTGGAATTACCATTAGGCTAAACACTAAGTTAGTAGGAAGTGCTCTAAGAAAAGCAGGGTTTGAACGAATAAACCATAGAACAGTTAAGGGTCCTTTGTATGGCTATTTCGTAAAAAGAGTTTGA